One window from the genome of Populus alba chromosome 15, ASM523922v2, whole genome shotgun sequence encodes:
- the LOC118033363 gene encoding ABC transporter A family member 2 produces the protein MELVQGFPLLFQQFKALFKKNLLLSWRNKSATFLQLFSSFFFMFLLFGIEKASDSRSKATTGYKTVTNPQPTWESPIPPCEEKFYVKLPCYDFVWSGNDSSRIGNIVTAIMNNNPNRQIPSGKVKSFKTPEEVDDWLFRNPMQVPGALHFVDVSPSLITYGLQTNSTPIVRRGHYEDPTFKFQIPLQIAAEREIARSIIGVPTFTWSVGLTEFAHPAKPTFSAVATVGPAFFLAFTMFGFVLQISNLVAEKELKLRQAMNMTGLYESAYWTSWIIWEGIITFISSLLLVLFGMMFQFDFFKKNSFGVLFFVFFLFQVNMIGFAFMLSTFISKASSGTTMGFSIFIVGFMTQIVTIAGFPYKKSISAFLRIIWSFFPPNLLAKAVNVLSDASSTPEALGISWKGRSKCPPDVNDCVMTINDVYTWLICLFVLWFALAIYLDNIFPNVSGVRKSVFYFFKPGYWTGKGGDKVEEGGMCSCITDIPQQEHIVPDDEDVLEEENVVKNDARDGTVNPDIAVQIRGLGKTYPGATHIGCFKCKKTSPYHAVRDLWVNFTKDQLFCLLGPNGAGKTTTINCLTGITPVTGGDALVYGHSVRSTVGMSGIRKIIGVCPQFDILWDALSGEEHLELFASIKGLPPASIKSVARESLAQVKLTESAKVRARSYSGGMRRRLSVAISLLGDPKLIILDEPTTGMDPISRRHVWDIIQNTKKGRAIVLTTHSMEEADILSDRIGIMAKGRLRCIGNSIRLKSKFGTGFIANVRFGDTNGGHTPARTPVDTSSVHHEAVKKFFKSHLDVTPTEETRSFLTFVIPHDKESILKNFFAELQARQREFNVSDIQLGLATLEEVFLNIAKKAELESAAAEGKMVTLDLTSGKSVQIPVGARFVGVPETSSPESPGGTMVEVYWEQDDSGSLCISRHSAEMPVPYNVQPLPSEPQLLARTNILGGQRRGLVYGLVYDSDQIIAAQS, from the exons atggAACTGGTACAAGGATTTCCATTACTGTTCCAGCAATTTAAGGCTTTGTTCAAGAAAAACCTGTTGCTTTCATGGAGAAACAAGAGTGCAACGTTCCTGCagctcttctcttctttcttcttcatgttCTTGTTGTTCGGTATCGAGAAGGCGTCAGATTCTCGCTCAAAAGCAACGACAGGGTACAAAACCGTGACGAATCCACAGCCTACGTGGGAATCTCCCATCCCTCCTTGTGAGGAAAAGTTCTACGTTAAACTGCCTTGTTATGATTTCGTTTGGAGTGGAAATGATAGTTCTAGAATCGGCAATATCGTGACAGCCATCATGAATAATAATCCTAATAGGCAAATTCCCTCTGGAAAG GTTAAATCATTCAAGACACCAGAGGAAGTAGATGATTGGCTTTTTAGAAATCCTATGCAAGTCCCAGGAGCTTTGCATTTTGTGGATGTAAGCCCCAGTTTAATCACCTATGGTCTACAGACTAACTCTACTCCAATTGTTCGGCGAGGCCATTATGAAGATCCcaccttcaaatttcaaattccaCTTCAGATCGCAGCAGAGCGTGAGATTGCTCGGTCTATTATTGGAG TTCCAACCTTTACATGGAGTGTCGGCCTTACGGAATTTGCACACCCTGCAAAACCTACCTTTTCTGCGGTGGCTACAGTAGGACCTGCCTTTTTCCTGGCATTCACCATGTTCGGATTTGTGTTGCAAATCAGTAATTTGGTGGCCGAGAAAGAGCTCAAGCTTCGCCAG GCAATGAATATGACTGGTCTCTATGAATCTGCGTATTGGACCTCATGGATCATATGGGAGGGGATTATCACGTTTATTTCATCACTCTTACTGGTTCTTTTTGGAATGAtgtttcagtttgattttttcaagaaaaacagtTTCGGAGTTCTGTTCTTTGTGTTCTTCCTTTTCCAGGTCAACATG ATTGGTTTTGCCTTCATGCTGTCGACCTTCATCAGCAAGGCCTCTTCAGGCACAACAATGGGTTTCTCCATATTTATAGTTGGTTTTATGACGCAG ATTGTTACAATAGCTGGATTTCCATACAAAAAAAGCATTAGTGCTTTCTTGCGCATCATCTGGTCATTCTTCCCACCAAATCTTCTTGCAAAAGCAGTAAATGTGCTATCTGATGCAAGTAGCACTCCTGAAGCTCTCGGAATTAGCTGGAAAGGACGATCAAAGTGTCCACCTGACGTTAATGATTGTGTGATGACAATT AATGATGTTTACACATGGCTCATATGCCTGTTCGTTCTCTGGTTTGCTTTGGCAATCTACTTGGATAATATATTCCCAAATGTATCTGGTGTGAGAAAATCTGTCTTTTACTTCTTCAAGCCCGGGTATTGGACAGGGAAAGGTGGAGACAAGGTCGAAG AGGGTGGCATGTGTAGTTGCATAACTGATATCCCGCAGCAAGAGCATATTGTTCCAGATGATGAAGATGTGCTTGAAGAGGAGAACGTCGTCAAAAATGATGCAAGAGACGGTACAGTCAACCCAGATATTGCAGTTCAGATACGTGGACTTGGAAAGACGTATCCTGGGGCCACACATATTGGTTGTTTCAAATGCAAGAAGACTTCACCTTACCATGCTGTTAGG GACTTGTGGGTCAACTTCACGAAGGATCAGTTGTTCTGTCTTCTTGGACCCAATGGTGCTGGAAAAACTACAACAATCAATTGCCTGACCGGCATAACACCTGTGACCGGCGGAGATG CCTTGGTTTATGGACATTCCGTTCGAAGCACGGTTGGCATGTCAGGCATTCGGAAAATCATAGGAGTCTGTCCACAG TTCGACATTCTCTGGGATGCGTTGTCTGGTGAAGAACACCTTGAACTCTTTGCGAGCATTAAAGGTCTCCCCCCGGCTTCAATCAAATCG GTTGCTCGAGAATCGTTGGCGCAGGTGAAACTAACCGAATCAGCCAAAGTAAGAGCCAGGAGTTACAGTGGAGGAATGAGGCGCCGTCTGAGTGTTGCAATATCCCTTCTTGGTGACCCGAAGTTGATCATTTTGGATGAACCG ACTACTGGTATGGACCCAATATCAAGAAGGCATGTCTGGGATATCATACAGAACACAAAGAAAGGTCGCGCCATTGTTCTTACAACTCATTCGATGGAAGAGGCTGACATTCTAAGTGACCGTATAGGAATTATGGCCAAGGGGAGGCTCCGATGCATCGGAAACTCCATCAGGTTGAAGTCTAAGTTCGGCACTGGTTTTATTGCTAATGTGAGATTTGGCGATACCAATGGTGGACATACTCCTGCCCGCACGCCAGTAGATACTTCGTCAGTTCATCACGAGGCTGTGAAGAAGTTCTTCAAATCT CATTTGGATGTAACACCAACAGAGGAGACCAGATCCTTCTTGACTTTTGTCATTCCTCATGATAAAGAGAGCATTTTAAAG AATTTCTTCGCGGAGCTTCAAGCTAGACAGAGAGAATTCAACGTATCAGACATCCAGCTTGGCCTTGCAACTCTTGAAGAGGTCTTCTTGAACATTGCCAAGAAAGCAGAATTAGAAAGTGCTGCAGCTGAGGGGAAGATGGTTACTCTGGACTTGACTTCTGGAAAGTCGGTTCAG ATACCCGTGGGAGCTAGATTTGTAGGGGTCCCAGAAACAAGCTCGCCGGAGAGTCCTGGTGGCACTATGGTTGAAGTATACTGGGAGCAGGATGATTCAGGGTCACTCTGCATCTCTCGCCACTCTGCTGAGATGCCTGTGCCGTATAATGTTCAGCCGCTGCCTTCAGAACCGCAACTGCTGGCCAGAACAAACATACTAGGAGGCCAGAGGAGAGGGCTAGTTTATGGATTGGTCTATGATTCCGATCAGATTATTGCTGCTCAATCTTGA